From the genome of Glycine max cultivar Williams 82 chromosome 2, Glycine_max_v4.0, whole genome shotgun sequence, one region includes:
- the LOC100802193 gene encoding cytochrome P450 82A4-like: MASPQTPLSLLTIALLSLIPLFIFFFFNRSKGKQPKEPPTIPGAWPILGHLPLLARSPTTHHLLGAIADDHGPLFTIKLGTVKALVVSNWETAKECFTTNDVAVSYRPYVVATEHMTYNVAMLGFAPYGPFWRDMRKNIASAFLSDHRIDTLSHVRVSEVRTSLKELYSKWTRGTDGGKSDFLAVEMKEWLKELSFNVVLRMVAGKRYFGDTAVVDEDEAQRCLKALREYMRLLGVFAVADAVPWLRWLDFKHEKAMKENFKELDVVVTEWLEEHKRKKDLNGGNSGDLIDVMLSMIGGTTIHGFDADTVIKATAMAMILGGTDTSSATNIWTLCLLLNNPHTLEKVKEEIDTHIGKERIVTEEDISKLVYLQAVLKESLRLYPATPLSGPREFREDCKVGEYHVKKGTRLITNLWKIQTDPSIWPEPLEFKPERFLTTHKDIDVKGRHFELIPFGSGRRICPGISFGLRTSLLTLANFLHCFEVSKTSSEPIDMTAAVEITNVKVTPLEVLIKPRLSPSLYESM, from the exons ATGGCCTCACCCCAAACCCCTCTATCCCTTCTCACAATTGCACTCCTTTCCCTAATCCctctcttcatcttcttcttcttcaaccgCTCCAAAGGCAAACAACCCAAAGAACCACCAACCATTCCCGGCGCATGGCCCATCCTCGGCCACCTCCCCCTCCTAGCCCGCTCCCCAACCACCCACCACCTCCTCGGCGCCATCGCCGACGACCACGGCCCCCTCTTCACCATCAAGCTAGGCACAGTAAAAGCCCTAGTCGTCAGCAACTGGGAAACCGCTAAAGAATGCTTCACCACAAACGATGTCGCCGTTTCTTATCGCCCCTATGTGGTCGCCACCGAACATATGACCTACAACGTCGCCATGCTAG ggttCGCGCCATACGGCCCCTTCTGGCGTGACATGCGCAAGAACATCGCCTCTGCCTTCCTCTCCGACCACCGCATCGACACGCTCTCCCACGTTCGTGTCTCGGAGGTGAGGACCTCGCTGAAGGAGCTTTACAGCAAGTGGACACGTGGCACAGACGGCGGCAAGAGTGATTTTTTGGCGGTGGAGATGAAGGAGTGGTTGAAGGAATTGTCGTTTAATGTGGTGCTTAGGATGGTTGCCGGGAAGAGATATTTCGGAGATACCGCGGTGGTTGACGAGGACGAAGCGCAGCGGTGCCTGAAGGCGTTGAGGGAGTACATGCGGTTGCTGGGGGTTTTCGCGGTGGCCGACGCGGTTCCATGGCTGAGGTGGTTGGATTTTAAGCATGAGAAGGCTATGAAGGAGAATTTCAAAGAATTAGATGTTGTGGTGACTGAGTGGTTGGAAGAGCACAAGAGGAAAAAGGATTTGAACGGTGGGAATAGTGGTGACTTAATTGATGTGATGTTGTCGATGATCGGTGGAACCACCATTCATGGCTTTGATGCTGATACCGTCATCAAAGCAACGGCAATG GCAATGATTTTGGGAGGAACAGACACTAGCTCTGCTACCAATATTTGGACACTGTGTTTGCTATTGAACAATCCTCATACATTGGAAAAAGTGAAGGAAGAAATTGACACACACATTGGGAAAGAGAGAATTGTAACCGAGGAAGATATAAGCAAGTTGGTGTACCTACAAGCTGTTCTTAAGGAGTCGCTGAGGCTATATCCAGCTACTCCTCTTTCAGGACCTCGTGAATTCAGAGAAGATTGCAAGGTTGGAGAGTACCATGTGAAGAAAGGAACTAGACTAATCACAAACTTGTGGAAGATCCAAACAGACCCTAGCATTTGGCCAGAGCCCTTGGAGTTCAAGCCAGAAAGGTTTCTCACTACCCACAAAGACATTGATGTTAAGGGAAGGCATTTTGAGCTCATACCTTTTGGAAGTGGTAGGAGGATATGTCCTGGAATATCATTTGGCCTTAGAACATCTCTTTTGACTTTGGCAAACTTTCTTCACTGCTTTGAAGTCTCAAAGACATCAAGTGAACCTATAGATATGACTGCTGCGGTAGAAATTACCAATGTCAAGGTTACTCCACTTGAAGTTCTCATCAAACCTCGTTTGTCTCCTAGTCTTTATGAAAGCATGTGA